Proteins found in one Paralichthys olivaceus isolate ysfri-2021 chromosome 19, ASM2471397v2, whole genome shotgun sequence genomic segment:
- the slc25a47a gene encoding solute carrier family 25 member 47-A isoform X1 codes for MQLIDFVSGSLAGACGVALGYPLETVRVRIQTQKQFTGIWQCTVATFSKEGVYGFFKGMSLPISTISVTSAVVFGTYRNCLQCLNQARGVDCTAPNSKLDIFLSGMVAGVVQTSVLAPGDIVKVRLQCQTESRRGGPNMPKPKYHGPIHCLLSIIREEGFRGLYRGILPLILRDAPSFATYFWTYSVCCELLTHSGKKSPDWSGVMLAGGTAGIAGWTVATPMDVIKSRLQMDGIRGPRQYRSFIHCLTDTVRVEGVGVFYRSLGISVLRAFPVGVAVFVTYEVVSGFLRPGPGSIELPWRLK; via the exons ATGCAGCTCATTGATTTTGTCTCCGGATCGCTGGCAG GAGCCTGTGGAGTTGCTCTGGGCTACCCTCTGGAGACAGTGCGG GTCCGGATCCAGACCCAGAAACAGTTTACTGGAATATGGCAGTGTACTGTTGCGACATTTTCGAAAGAAGGG GTGTATGGCTTCTTCAAAGGCATGTCCTTACCCATCAGCACGATCTCTGTGACCTCCGCTGTAGTATTTGGCACATACAGGAACTGCCTGCAGTGTCTGAACCAGGCACGAGGAGTCGATTGTACGGCTCCAAACAGTAAACTAGATATCTTCCTGTCTGGTATGGTGGCAGGTGTAGTTCAG ACTTCAGTGCTGGCTCCAGGTGACATCGTGAAAGTACGACTGCAGTGTCAAACCGAGTCCAGGCGAGGAGGACCCAACATGCCCAAACCTAAGTACCATGGTCCAATTCACTGTCTGCTGAGCATTATTAGAGAAGAGGGTTTCCGGGGCCTCTACAGAGGAATACTACCGCTCATACTACGAGATGCGCCATCGTTTGCCACGTACTTTTGGACTTATTCCGTTTGCTGTGAATTACTCACACACAGTGGCAAGAAAAGTCCAG ATTGGAGCGGCGTAATGCTGGCCGGTGGAACAGCAGGAATTGCGGGTTGGACTGTAGCCACGCCCATGGATGTCATCAAATCCCGTCTGCAGATGGACGGCATTCGGGGGCCGAGGCAATACAGAAGTTTTATCCACTGCTTGACTGACACGGTGCGGGTGGAAGGGGTCGGGGTTTTCTACAGAAGCTTGGGCATCAGCGTTTTGCGTGCATTCCCTGTTGGGGTTGCCGTGTTTGTTACGTACGAGGTTGTCAGTGGTTTCCTCCGACCTGGACCAGGCAGCATTGAACTGCCTTGGAGGCTGAAATAG
- the slc25a47a gene encoding solute carrier family 25 member 47-A isoform X2 has translation MAVYCCDIFERRVLKGFVLEKNPLMALKVYGFFKGMSLPISTISVTSAVVFGTYRNCLQCLNQARGVDCTAPNSKLDIFLSGMVAGVVQTSVLAPGDIVKVRLQCQTESRRGGPNMPKPKYHGPIHCLLSIIREEGFRGLYRGILPLILRDAPSFATYFWTYSVCCELLTHSGKKSPDWSGVMLAGGTAGIAGWTVATPMDVIKSRLQMDGIRGPRQYRSFIHCLTDTVRVEGVGVFYRSLGISVLRAFPVGVAVFVTYEVVSGFLRPGPGSIELPWRLK, from the exons ATGGCAGTGTACTGTTGCGACATTTTCGAAAGAAGGG TTTTAAAAGGTTTCGTCTTGGAAAAAAATCCCCTAATggccttaaag GTGTATGGCTTCTTCAAAGGCATGTCCTTACCCATCAGCACGATCTCTGTGACCTCCGCTGTAGTATTTGGCACATACAGGAACTGCCTGCAGTGTCTGAACCAGGCACGAGGAGTCGATTGTACGGCTCCAAACAGTAAACTAGATATCTTCCTGTCTGGTATGGTGGCAGGTGTAGTTCAG ACTTCAGTGCTGGCTCCAGGTGACATCGTGAAAGTACGACTGCAGTGTCAAACCGAGTCCAGGCGAGGAGGACCCAACATGCCCAAACCTAAGTACCATGGTCCAATTCACTGTCTGCTGAGCATTATTAGAGAAGAGGGTTTCCGGGGCCTCTACAGAGGAATACTACCGCTCATACTACGAGATGCGCCATCGTTTGCCACGTACTTTTGGACTTATTCCGTTTGCTGTGAATTACTCACACACAGTGGCAAGAAAAGTCCAG ATTGGAGCGGCGTAATGCTGGCCGGTGGAACAGCAGGAATTGCGGGTTGGACTGTAGCCACGCCCATGGATGTCATCAAATCCCGTCTGCAGATGGACGGCATTCGGGGGCCGAGGCAATACAGAAGTTTTATCCACTGCTTGACTGACACGGTGCGGGTGGAAGGGGTCGGGGTTTTCTACAGAAGCTTGGGCATCAGCGTTTTGCGTGCATTCCCTGTTGGGGTTGCCGTGTTTGTTACGTACGAGGTTGTCAGTGGTTTCCTCCGACCTGGACCAGGCAGCATTGAACTGCCTTGGAGGCTGAAATAG
- the LOC109632579 gene encoding mitochondrial basic amino acids transporter-like yields the protein MDFVAGCIGGAAGVLVGHPFDTVKVRLQVQSVDKPLYRGTYHCFQSIIRQESLFGLYKGIGSPMMGLTFINAIVFGVQGNTMRKLGHDTPMNQFLAGAAAGAIQCVICCPMELAKTRMQMQGTGEKKSSRRLYKNSLDCLVRIYNREGLRGVNRGMVTTLIRETPGFGVYFLAYDVLTRSLGCEPNDRYMIPKLLFAGGMAGIASWLSTYPVDVIKSRLQADGVGGVNQYSSIADCVRQSVRREGYMVFTRGLTSTLLRAFPVNAATFATVTLILIYARGVEERPQDCEQAQPSHHAQIQQQAQPSSL from the exons ATGGACTTCGTTGCAGGATGCATCGGAG GTGCTGCTGGAGTCTTGGTTGGACACCCGTTTGACACAGTAAAG GTGAGACTGCAGGTCCAGAGTGTTGATAAGCCACTGTACCGCGGGACCTACCACTGTTTCCAGTCCATTATCCGGCAGGAGTCG CTGTTTGGTTTGTACAAAGGCATTGGGTCCCCCATGATGGGCCTTACATTCATCAATGCTATAGTGTTTGGTGTTCAGGGAAACACCATGCGTAAGCTGGGACATGACACCCCCATGAACCAGTTTCTtgcaggtgcagcagcaggtgcaATCCAGTGTGTCATCTGCTGCCCCATGGAGCTGGCTAAGACCCGCATGCAAATGCAGGGCACCGGGGAGAAGAAATCCTCCAGGAGGTTGTACAAGAACTCCCTGGACTGCTTGGTGCGCATCTACAACCGTGAGGGTCTGAGGGGCGTGAACAGAGGCATGGTGACCACGCTTATCCGCGAAACACCTGGCTTCGGAGTGTATTTCCTAGCCTACGATGTGCTGACGCGTAGCCTTGGCTGTGAGCCCAACGACCGTTACATGATCCCCAAGCTGTTGTTTGCTGGGGGCATGGCTGGCATCGCCTCCTGGCTCTCCACTTACCCCGTGGATGTGATCAAATCGCGGCTCCAGGCAGATGGGGTGGGTGGAGTAAACCAGTACAGCAGCATCGCTGACTGTGTGCGACAGAGTGTTAGGAGAGAGGGCTACATGGTGTTCACGCGGGGCCTCACCTCCACGCTGCTGCGAGCCTTCCCTGTGAATGCAGCTACCTTTGCTACAGTCACCCTCATTCTCATATATGCGCGGGGAGTGGAAGAGCGACCACAAGACTGTGAGCAGGCTCAGCCAAGCCACCACGCACAGATACAGCAGCAGGCTCAACCCTCCAGCCTGTGA
- the LOC109632338 gene encoding uncharacterized protein isoform X1 translates to MVGTAHIVETLILLSLIRKGVDGEESLTSADRGYDITFPCEEDMVCFHLWKSSRSRSQIIAIISNGEIQRFKSKEESCTLRMEHPTTGDVGHHRCQQRSNGISTYETYNSAPELKLLPNKTVSLQCVLLSFVENAHCLNNRQQGISLKWVDGAGAEIQTDAQHQITQWSCCDITLTVAFRSPESLKFRCQATVLERVQTSVELLVTAPAPKGKGRVLVIDPGPEIQGRNQDMIGAAVGVAGCVVLSAAVAVFVLNRRRTNNQLSEGPCSDKSSTITVVNTDDVIYADIILPSGSDRVWDHDCESTEYSCVRYK, encoded by the exons ATGGTTGGAACTGCTCATATCGTGGAGACGCTGATATTGCTTTCTTTAATCAGAAAAG GTGTGGATGGAGAAGAATCCCTCACATCTGCAGACAGGGGTTATGATATTACATTTCCTTGTGAAGAGGACATGGTCTGCTTTCATTTGTGGaagagcagcagaagcagaagtCAGATCATCGCCATCATCAGTAATGGAGAGATCCAGAGATTTAAATCAAAGGAAGAGAGCTGCACTCTTCGAATGGAACATCCCACAACAGGGGATGTTGGACATCATCGCTGCCAACAAAGGTCAAACGGCATCTCTACTTACGAGA CCTATAACTCTGCCCCAGAGTTAAAACTCCTGCCCAACAAAACAGTGTCACTGCAGTGTGTTTTACTCTCGTTCGTGGAGAACGCACATTGCCTTAACAATAGACAACAGGGGATCAGCCTGAAGTGGGTGGACGGAGCCGGTGCTGAGATTCAAACCGACGCCCAGCATCAGATAACCCAGTGGTCCTGTTGTGATATAACTCTGACTGTTGCCTTTCGAAGTCCTGAGAGCCTGAAGTTCAGGTGTCAGGCGACTGTGCTTGAACGAGTCCAGACATCGGTCGAGCTGTTGGTCACAGCTCCAG CTCcaaaagggaagggaagagtCCTCGTCATTGACCCGGGTCCTGAAATTCAAG GTCGTAACCAGGACATGATCGGGGCAGCTGTGGGGGTTGCAGGCTGCGTGGTTTTGTCAGCGGCGGTTGCAGTGTTTGTTCTgaacagaagaagaacaa acaACCAGCTGTCCGAAGGGCCTTGTTCAGACAAGTCCAGTACAATCACC GTCGTGAATACAGATGATGTCATCTACGCTGACATTATTCTCCCCAGCGGCTCTGACAGAGTGTGGGATCATGACTGTGAGTCCACTGAATACTCCTGTGTACGGTACAAATAG
- the LOC109632338 gene encoding uncharacterized protein isoform X2 encodes MVGTAHIVETLILLSLIRKGVDGEESLTSADRGYDITFPCEEDMVCFHLWKSSRSRSQIIAIISNGEIQRFKSKEESCTLRMEHPTTGDVGHHRCQQRSNGISTYETPKGKGRVLVIDPGPEIQGRNQDMIGAAVGVAGCVVLSAAVAVFVLNRRRTNNQLSEGPCSDKSSTITVVNTDDVIYADIILPSGSDRVWDHDCESTEYSCVRYK; translated from the exons ATGGTTGGAACTGCTCATATCGTGGAGACGCTGATATTGCTTTCTTTAATCAGAAAAG GTGTGGATGGAGAAGAATCCCTCACATCTGCAGACAGGGGTTATGATATTACATTTCCTTGTGAAGAGGACATGGTCTGCTTTCATTTGTGGaagagcagcagaagcagaagtCAGATCATCGCCATCATCAGTAATGGAGAGATCCAGAGATTTAAATCAAAGGAAGAGAGCTGCACTCTTCGAATGGAACATCCCACAACAGGGGATGTTGGACATCATCGCTGCCAACAAAGGTCAAACGGCATCTCTACTTACGAGA CTCcaaaagggaagggaagagtCCTCGTCATTGACCCGGGTCCTGAAATTCAAG GTCGTAACCAGGACATGATCGGGGCAGCTGTGGGGGTTGCAGGCTGCGTGGTTTTGTCAGCGGCGGTTGCAGTGTTTGTTCTgaacagaagaagaacaa acaACCAGCTGTCCGAAGGGCCTTGTTCAGACAAGTCCAGTACAATCACC GTCGTGAATACAGATGATGTCATCTACGCTGACATTATTCTCCCCAGCGGCTCTGACAGAGTGTGGGATCATGACTGTGAGTCCACTGAATACTCCTGTGTACGGTACAAATAG
- the vrtn gene encoding vertnin, translated as MIQRNEVVLSVLRELQEATESSGLDAVTRVALGVDRVLAPFQLPRTPCQDFPEWAGVDDVARDLYPGDAPRDLLPLNCSGKGNLLFDAVSTLLVGNTALSLELQVRTVVEMVLWKRYYLSGMIDSKMMLQAVRFSLCAEESEDMLNLPVTVLEAIFDADVKASCFPGSYANMWHVYALSSVLESNIYSIYPMFNLKIRPYFNRLIRPRTWPKDSVPLTLHIMWSGELQSEALFRPNNFVALAQTRDLTFGNTDSEQRASPTKSEELLNPDSQFSYPSLKDKYNITKRTFYRWKRQTQEHCKKSAARYEAKYFLQACYLEGRLIPLHQFKEFFPEISRSSYYNWKHELLKSGGTFSTSSSTGEISPGESTEQEAWSSPEAKQDEPDHHDSVASMFGLSLGKLDAERAQSVAHMQEAKRCLQNCITMNAALPFRVFKRHFPGISRSTYYNWRREAMLFNRGYKASIGSSEDSSDADKSQSPKSLSPVLSNVNQPVLPRMRIYRRKHRSFRLAYMSKKQLRDAAKLHVQKSKWSLTKFKLKFPSMSPCFYWLWRSRQNQKEKMAAQRADVLPDILESTATEDKNIPVERRIERPPMLSFVERPRFLESSTVPSFDDSHSKHAFHSNGSTDKQMFAMDVVALANFKAKAKLFLQQRFEEKSFPTFKEFRSYFPFTPRSTYYMWKRALHHGVSLIHG; from the exons ATGATTCAGAGGAACGAGGTTGTGTTGTCCGTGCTGAGAGAGCTCCAGGAGGCCACAGAGAGCTCCGGTCTGGATGCTGTTACCAGAGTGGCCCTGGGGGTGGACAGGGTCCTCGCTCCATTCCAGCTCCCCAGGACCCCCTGTCAAGATTTCCCAGAGTGGGCAGGCGTGGATGACGTGGCCCGGGACCTGTACCCAGGCGATGCACCTAGAGACCTCCTGCCTCTAAACTGCAGTGGAAAAGGCAACCTACTGTTTGATGCAGTCAGCACACTGCTAGTGGGGAACACAGCACTTAGCTTGGAGCTACAA GTGCGGACTGTAGTGGAAATGGTGCTGTGGAAGCGATACTACCTCTCTGGGATGATTGATTCCAAAATGATGCTTCAGGCAGTTCGCTTTAGTCTCTGTGCTGAAGAGTCCGAGGACATGCTCAACTTGCCTGTCACAGTCCTGGAGGCCATCTTTGATGCAGACGTCAAAGCTTCCTGCTTCCCCGGCTCCTACGCCAACATGTGGCACGTTTACGCCCTGTCATCAGTCCTTGAGTCTAACATCTACTCCATCTATCCCATGTTCAACCTCAAAATCCGACCCTATTTCAACCGGCTCATACGTCCAAGGACCTGGCCCAAAGACTCTGTGCCGCTAACCCTGCACATCATGTGGTCTGGCGAGCTCCAGTCAGAGGCCTTGTTCAGGCCAAATAATTTTGTTGCACTAGCCCAGACCAGAGACCTCACATTTGGAAATACCGACAGCGAGCAGAGGGCATCTCCCACCAAAAGCGAGGAGCTGCTAAACCCGGACTCTCAGTTTTCGTACCCAAGCCTGAAGGACAAGTACAACATTACCAAGAGGACCTTCTACCGCTGgaaaagacagacacaggagCACTGCAAAAAGTCTGCTGCTAGGTATGAGGCGAAGTATTTCCTGCAGGCATGCTACTTGGAGGGAAGGCTCATCCCTCTGCACCAGTTTAAAGAGTTTTTCCCAGAGATCTCAAGGTCATCTTACTATAACTGGAAGCACGAGCTTCTGAAATCTGGAGGAACCTTCTCCACCTCGTCTTCAACTGGAGAGATTAGTCCTGGAGAGAGCACGGAGCAGGAGGCCTGGTCTTCACCTGAAGCAAAACAGGATGAGCCCGACCACCACGACAGCGTGGCCAGTATGTTTGGTCTCAGCCTCGGCAAGCTGGACGCAGAGCGGGCCCAGAGTGTAGCACATATGCAGGAAGCAAAGCGCTGTCTGCAGAATTGTATCACCATGAATGCCGCCCTCCCCTTCAGGGTCTTCAAAAGACATTTCCCCGGGATCTCCAGATCAACCTACTACAACTGGAGGAGAGAGGCCATGCTGTTCAACAGAGGTTACAAAGCCAGTATTGGCAGCAGTGAGGACAGTTCAGATGCTGACAAGAGCCAAAGTCCAAAAAGTCTGTCACCGGTCCTGTCTAACGTCAACCAGCCTGTCTTACCCAGAATGAGGATCTACAGGAGAAAGCACAGAAGTTTCAGGCTGGCATACATGAGTAAAAAACAGCTCAGAGATGCTGCAAAACTGCACGTCCAGAAGTCAAAGTGGTCCCTGACCAAGTTCAAGCTCAAGTTCCCGTCCATGTCCCCATGTTTCTACTGGCTTTGGCGTAGCAGGCAGAACCAGAAGGAGAAAATGGCTGCCCAGCGTGCTGATGTCCTCCCAGATATTCTGGAGAGCACTGCGACAGAAGACAAGAACATACCTGTAGAGAGGAGGATCGAGAGACCGCCCATGCTCTCGTTTGTCGAGAGGCCGAGATTTTTAGAAAGCTCCACTGTGCCCTCTTTTGATGACTCGCATTCAAAACACGCGTTTCACAGCAACGGGTCAACAGACAAGCAGATGTTTGCAATGGATGTCGTGGCTCTGGCCAACTTCAAGGCCAAGGCCAAGCTGTTCCTGCAGCAACGCTTTGAAGAGAAGTCCTTCCCTACATTCAAAGAATTTAGGTCTTACTTCCCCTTCACACCACGCTCCACGTACTACATGTGGAAGCGAGCTCTGCATCACGGGGTGTCGCTGATTCACGGCTAA